Proteins encoded in a region of the Dreissena polymorpha isolate Duluth1 chromosome 6, UMN_Dpol_1.0, whole genome shotgun sequence genome:
- the LOC127833249 gene encoding PCI domain-containing protein 2-like — MAQWSLNQYFNVLYDSLQQYDGEKAGELLSFNHPHVANSKLQLENPENLVGRVFESPWDDLVAGHLRCCWAVGNHDFIEAYNCQAAVVQSFTKIFQSQKDENWSLSLLFVICLDLRLFANKGDHQAVHMGRGKYGERLEKAADLLMGCFRVCASDNRATIEDTKKWGMLNLVNQLFKIYFKINKLHLCKPLIRAIDSLPMKDKFALSHLITFRYYVGQKAMFDGDFKKADEYLTFAFERCHVMCRRNKRLILQFLVPVKMLLGQMPKPDLLKKYDLMAFQEVAVAVRSGNIRQLNEVMERHEHYFIKCGIYLILEKLKIIAYRNLFKKVYLIQKTHQLPVSAFTAALQWLEVDQIDNDETACIIANLICDNKIKGYISYQHQKVVVSKQNPFPQLTTVI, encoded by the exons atggcACAGTGGAGTTTAAACCAGTATTTCAACGTG TTGTATGATAGTTTACAACAGTATGATGGCGAAAAAGCAGGG GAGCTACTTTCCTTCAACCATCCCCACGTGGCCAACAGTAAGCTGCAGCTCGAGAACCCAGAGAACCTTGTAGGTCGGGTGTTTGAGTCGCCCTGGGACGACCTTGTGGCTGGCCATCTCAG ATGCTGTTGGGCTGTAGGTAACCATGACTTCATAGAGGCTTACAACTGCCAGGCGGCCGTCGTACA ATCATTCACGAAGATCTTTCAGAGTCAGAAGGATGAGAACTGGTCCCTCTCGCTGTTGTTTGTCATCTGCCTTGACCTGCGCCTCTTTGCAAACAAG GGTGACCACCAGGCAGTGCACATGGGTCGTGGGAAGTACGGAGAGAGGCTGGAGAAGGCTGCAGATTTGCTCATGGGCTGCTTCAGAGTGTGTGCCAGTGACAA CCGTGCAACCATTGAGGACACCAAGAAGTGGGGGATGTTGAACCTTGTGAATCAgctctttaaaatatatttcaag ATCAACAAGCTGCACCTTTGCAAGCCTCTGATTCGTGCCATAGACAGTCTACCCATGAAGGATAAGTTTGCACTGTCGCATCTCATCACATTTAG ATACTATGTTGGACAGAAAGCAATGTTTGATGGAGACTTCAAGAAag CTGATGAGTACCTTACGTTCGCGTTTGAACGCTGCCATGTGATGTGCAGAAGAAACAAGCGACTGATCCTACAGTTCCTGGTTCCTGTGAAAATGCTCCTG GGTCAGATGCCAAAGCCAGATCTGTTGAAAAAGTATGATCTAATGGCATTCCAGGAGGTGGCAGTGGCTGTACG GTCTGGGAACATCCGCCAGCTGAATGAGGTTATGGAGAGACACGAGCACTACTTTATCAAGTGTGGCATATATCTCATATTGGAGAAACTCAAGATTATAGCATACAGGAACCTCTTTAAGAAAGT GTACCTGATTCAGAAGACCCACCAGTTGCCAGTGTCTGCATTCACAGCAGCTCTCCAGTGGCTGGAGGTGGACCAGATTGATAATGACGAGACCGCCTGTATCATCGCCAACCTCATATGTGAT aacaagatcAAAGGTTACATCTCATATCAGCATCAGAAAGTTGTCGTCAGTAAACAAAACCCCTTCCCACAACTCACCACAGTCATCTGA